One Gossypium hirsutum isolate 1008001.06 chromosome A08, Gossypium_hirsutum_v2.1, whole genome shotgun sequence genomic window, TAGATTTCACCTTATGTCATATTATGTTTTCATGTTATTCCACATGGCATTACTTTAGATTGGTAAATCATGATGTGTAGATAAAACTATGGCTGGGACTTCAGTCCTTCAGCAGACCAACTTCTTTTCACCGCCTGCAGATCCACCACAATTCTCTGAGTTGAATTTGAGGTTGAAGGAGCAACAGTGCTTATCTCTCCTCAAGAGGTGCAAGAACTTGGAAGATTTCAAGCAAGCTCATGCCCAGATCGTCAAATGGGGTTTCTTTTGGAACTCCTTTTCTGCAAGCAATCTGGTGGCTGCATGTGCTCTTTCAGATTGGGGTAGCTTAGACTATGCCTGTTCCATTTTCCAACAAATCCATGAACCCGGTACTTTTGAATTCAATACCATGATTAGAGCACATGTCAAAGACATGAACTTTCAGGATGCTTTAGTTTTTTATTATGAGATGCTTGAAAGAGGAGTTGAGCCTGATAATTTCACTTATCCTGCACTTTTCAAGGCATGTGCCTGGTTAAAGGCAAAAGAGGAAGGAATGCAAATTCATGGGCATGTATTTAAGTTTGGGTTTGAAAGTGATCTTTATGTACAAAACAGTTTGATCAATATGTATGGCAAATGTGGGGAGATACAACATTCTTGGGCAGTTTTTGAGCAAATGGATGAAAAGAGTGTTGCTTCTTGGAGTGCTATTATTGCAGCAAATGCTAGTTTGGGAATGTGGTATGAGTGTTTAATGGTATTTGGGAACATGAGTAGTGAGGGATGTTGGAGGCCTGAAGAAAGCACACTGGTTACTCTGCTCTCTGCTTGTACTCATTTGGGTGCTTTGGATTTGGGGAAATGCACACATGGGGCATTACTGAGGAACATTAGTGAACTCAATGTCATAGTTCAAACCTCATTGATAGACATGTATGTCAAATGCGGGTATTTGGAGAAAGGTTTATCACTCTTTAAGAAGATGACCAAAAGGAACCAAATGTCCTATACTGTAATGATTTCAGGGCTTGCCATGCAAGGACATGGTGAAGAAGCTCTAAGGATATACTCAATGATGCTAGAAGAAGGTCTGGACCCGGATGATGTGGTCTATGTGGGCGTATTAAGTGCTTGCAGTCATGCTGGCCTTGTTGATGAGGGCTTCAATTGCTTTGATAGAATGAAATCTGAGCATGGAATAGAACCAACAGCTCAGCATTATGGTTGCATGGTAGACCTCATGGGAAAAGCTGGGATGATTAATGAAGCTCTTGAGTTCATCAACAGCATGCATATCAAGCCCAATGATGTGGTCTGGAGAAGCCTTCTTAGTGCTTGTAGAGTTCATTGTAACTTGGAAATCGGAGAGATTGCAGCCAAGCATCTATTCGAGTCAAACTCGCAGAACCCCGGTGACTATGTGATACTGTCAAATATGTATGCACGAGCTGAAAAGTGGGTGGAGGTGGCTAAAATTCGGACGGAAATGGCTAGAAAAGGTTTCAACCAAGTGCCGGGATTTAGCTTGGTTGAAGTTAGAAGAAGAATCCACAAGTTTGTCTCGCAAGATACATCTCATCCTCGATGCGGAAGTGTCTATGAGATGATTCACCAGATGGAATGGCAGTTAAAATTTGAGGGTTATTCCCCGGACACGTCTCAGGTATTGCTTGATGTTGACGAAGAAGAGAAGAGGCAGAGATTGAAAGGTCATAGTCAGAAGCTAGCCATCGCATTTGCACTCATCCATACGTCTAAAGGCACACCTATAAGAATAGCTAGAAACCTCAGGATGTGCAGTGACTGTCATATGTATACCAAACTAATATCCATCATCTATGAACGTGAAATTACCGTAAGAGATCGTAACCAGTTCCACCATTTTAAAAATGGAACTTGTTCTTGTAGGGATTACTGGTGAAGCGATAAACTTTCAATTATCAGGATTTTGATTCTTTCATCTGCCATGAATTGCTATTTCCTTCTGCATTAAACTCTATACATGGATAGTTGTTttacaacaacaaaaaaagaagttattttaatcaaattttctctTGCAAACAATTGTATTTCTGGAAAAAATGGAGCCAAGATCGGTGCAGAACTCACATGGTGAGGAATGCAGCCATAAATCAAATGATTTTCAATCATGTATTAAGAAGAAAGTTgccaatccatatgaaaataattctACAAATTGATGAAGTATTGTACATCGGTCGGAATCGAAGTTTTCCTCTCTgcgcttttctttcaaattcaaTGGTCTTCCATGGGCCTTAAACGTTCAAGATGAATACTCAAACCAGTTTAACAAGAGTTTTACagaaaaattaaatcagaatGGTTTAGCCTTAGGGCTTTACATGTTCCCTGATAAACTTTTCTACCTGTGCTACTTCCCCATTCAAACCTGAAGCATCTGCAACGGTAACCGCATTTCTACACTGAGTGAATGAAAATACTTCTCCAGATACTCCGAGAGtgaaatcatttgaaatatcagCTGCTGATATTGCACTTCTTGATGCCCGCAGTTTCTCActataaaaatggtaaaaacagacaaattaagtataaatgacatgcaaaatataatTACAGAAATATAGAACATGATAGAGAGAAACGAACTAGTGATCGTACATTTCCTTTTCTATTTGCTTTCTGATGAACACCTTGGTATGTGCAGTCACTTTGTCGGATTTATTGCAACAGATGAGAACTGGAATTTTCTTCTTAACCACACTGGCCTTGGTCAGAATATCATACAGATATCTGTTATACAAAAGCAAAAATCGTATCTAACATTCTTCTTGGTAATCAGAAAGCAAAAGGAAGAGAATTGCAAGTGTAGCATATGCATTATCGTAGCTATTCTTACTCCGAAACTGAAGGGCAACTTGGTAAGAACTCCACAGCATCCACAACAAACACAATGCCAGCTGCTTGAGGCAAGAATTCGTCCAGTTTGGGCCGAAGACGAGAATGACCAGGAACATCAACAAGATGAACCGGCTTAATTTTGCCCTTCTATTAAACGATAGATTTATTAGAAGTGAGGGAGAGAGAGAGGATGCGGAGTCAGTTAAATACGGGACAATGATCCAAAAGTAGCAATCAATGACAACAGAATGAAATAAGATGCCATATGCCACATAGGGAAACAGAAAGTATAAACTAACTTCAGAAATGCAAGTTAAGATGAATTACCTTATTACTTTCGGAGTTTAGCACGAAAGTGCCCTCATTTGGTTCCATGGATGTGACAGTACCCTGATGTGAGGAACCATCACGAAGCTGAAATGGGAATAATGTCAGGAAAGTTATGAGTTGCAACAATATCACATTGCTAAGCATTTTAACTATGCTAAAAACTTAGGACATCAGAATACCTATCTAATAGTATATTGTACATTTCACAGCCATACAAGACATCACTAGAAGAATTTAATATTTCAGATTTTAAGAGTTTGGAAAGGAACAAAGCAAATAATGGAGCTGCGTACCACATAGAAAAGAACTGTTTTACCGCTCCCACTAAGGCCTGTGAGTACTATGGTATTTGATTTAGTGCGCTTGAACAAGCGGACTGCAAGACAAAGAGTGAGGAAAAGGTAAGTAAATATAACTCAAACTCCAAACGGGAAACTGATTATATCACAATATTGCCTAAAAAGGAAATCTCATAGAATGCTAAATCATTACCTTAAGCCATTTCACCCTAATAGGGTTTAAACTAACGTCTTTTTTCAATGGgaattcattaaattaaaagcATGATAAGAAACTTCAAGGTAATATATCTTGTATATTTATATCAGTCTAAATaggttttaatcaagatgataatCTAAATGCTTATGCATTGAGCAACTGACCAAATCCAACAACCATTTGTTAGATAAATAATCAATTATTAACTTCAAAAATCTAACAATTCACACatgaaataaaatttagaaaaatccatacatattttaaaaaaaaatagaaaggggTTTAATCACTTTTGCTACTATAAAAGATGACATTTCAAATTCTTAAATGCATAAACCAAGAAGAAATATGAAAACTAAGGAAAATACTACTGCCTAATTCTTGAAGGAACAAAAAATAAACAGAATTTCTATTCCAAGATCATTATTAATAATCAATGAGGATTTACTGGAGAAAAGCAAGAGGGTAGATATGAACAAGACAGCAATAGCAGCATAGAGTTGAATTGGGGGTATTTGATCCAAATATTCAATTGCTTGATGCAACCACTGCTCCAGTTGAATCTTCCATGGCTCCAATTGAATCTTCAACTGCTCTAATTGATCCTTCCACTGCTCAATCCCTTCCATCGCTTGAGTTTCAGGTTATATGGGATATGAAAACCTAGAAAACGCAAAACCCAGATTCaaaaattaattctttttctGAATCCTGAATTAAGAGGTTTCTAAAAGGCAAGGAAGTTTGTCTGGTTCAAGGCTAGACATTGTCTTTTCTCTTGGTAAAAAGCTTAGTTTTTCTTTAGAGCAAGACAGATTCAAAGTTTTAACattcgaaagttgaaaatttttgggtcatattCTCTTATACTCTACTAGAAATTGAAAGCAACAAAAAAAGTAGAAACCATTATAACCAAAGTTTTTGATTCAGTAGGAAAAGGATTAGCCAAATtgtgattcaaaatatttttaaagaagtGAGAAAAAGAAACCAAATCTCTAATGAGAAAAAAATTCGATTAAGATTAGAGAAAAATCCCAACTTTAAGTATCAACtcacaatttcattcaaatgGAATTTAGATATCaaagttgtaaaaaaaaaagaaaatacatacCTCTATCGTATTTCTCTTCTCgcagagaaaaaagaaaaataaaatgttttctttGCTCTTTCTTCAGCTAATGGGAAAATTGAAGTACGAGTGAACCGAGggcaaaacaaaaattaatcgCAGTATCAAATTTAACGGCTCgaaatcaaagtaccaaatctgACGGTCAAAAATGACTGAGCTAAAGAAACAAGTTAAAAAATTCCCCTTTAATACACGGTGTAAAAACCTTGACCGCtgaagaaatttcgacctcgaagcTGAAAACTCTCCCCTCCATCATGTTTAATTTGAGAATTCATTTCAATCCAAAGCAAAACAGGCTGTTTCTTTTATTCTATGGATCCTGTTGGACTGAAAAAACAGATCTCTAATTCCATTATCagctttgtttatttatttatttttaccatttttatttaaCTAACAGGCATTACATCATTAACATTTCAGGGGGTCTTTCCCCTTTATTTTACACATCGTAAGGTGTTGGATACGGCTCCCTACCACATTTGTAGCGGCTAACTGTTGTATGGTATCTCCATGTTATGCTTTCTCTGGTTAttggatcttttttttttttttaccaatgTATATCGCTTTGTTCCATTTGGATCAATGTAAAATCCTGCAATAAGCATTGGATATCTGGGGAACTCTTCCAGCTTGTCCTTCATTTTCCTTTAAATGATGTTCCACCATCATCTCTCCCTGTTTATCAGCCTACAATTCCGAATCCCTTAGACATGAGATGAACTAATAAGATCCTTGCTTGTAGCTCAGATCCGGCATGAAATTTTTTACAAATCATAACCCTATTGGCAACTAATGTaccaaaaataatgaaaactCGTCGACTTGGCTTCATGAAGATTTTATTCAAAGTTACGGGAACCCCAGCTGCAGTAATGGGGAATCCTTCTCAAGCTGGATGTAGAACAGAAATCATTGGGAGTGTAGGGAGTCATTAATTCTTATATAATTTCTATCTACGGGGTTCAAATTAAAAGGATGGATTCAACAAGGTCATCGCTAGTCCCATGGCAATGACATTCTAGCCTGTAGGATTTCTATTGCAATCAGCTTAAAGACCTTTGAGCATTGATACGTGAAGTTGAATCGTGAAAAGCAACTTACAGTCATCCATTGTCCAAAATAAAAGATTATCAATACAAATGTATATCACTGCACTGCACTACTACAGCTATCCTGTACTTATCACAAAACAGATGCCTGCTTAACCATGTTAAAAAGTCATGAGTCGGTGGCAGTATTCACAGGTTATTTCTTCCTAGTAAGACCTATTGCAGTAGCTATTAATATATCTTGAAGAAATTATAAAGCAGCTAAAAAATTCATGTTTCTCTGCAGGGTACTTGCATCATAATGGATCCTCCACACTATAGGTAAGCAAAATCAGGTTTCTAAAATACGTATCATCTTTCGCAGCCAATAGCAAGATCGGGAGGGAGTGAAGCAGGATCAAGTTCCCAGCAGTCTTTCAAAAGATCAGGGACATCATCACCAGAAAGCTTCCGTGCAGGAATCTGATGTGAAAACAACCTAATGTCCTCCTTTTCAAGCCATCTAATAGCCTGACATCCAATCTCCTGTCTCTTAAATACCGTCTTGAATCCATCAACTTTCTCAAGATATGCCATGCTCAATCCATGAGTTTCACTATAAGTCGTTAAAAGCACAACTATATCATAGCAGTGTTTATCTCTAGCTGAACGATTTCTTCCTGCTGCACCTAATTTAGCTTCATTATAAAGAACCCAAACTGAGCCCTTCCTCGGATAAATCCTATAAAATTCCTTTGCTGCCCTTTCACATTCTACCATGTGCGAAAAGACATTCACAGAGTTAATTGAACTCTTCCTGGCGACCTTAAATCTCCCACAGGATACATGAAATCCCATTTCCTCCCAACTAACTAACTTGTCATCCCCATTATTCTGAGAGTCCAACCAACTCATCTTCACTTCAAATGGATTTACCGAAAACACTTCCTCAATCAAACCATAATGCCTAGGCATTCCATCATCATCATATATAGCCCACACTTGCCCGTTCTTAAAATTCCTCTCAGATCTATCtttataaaaatcatagaaatccaAATCCTCCACATCCACAATTTCCATGTCCCTACTCCTGGAACTACGGCGCTTCTCAATGTCTGAATTCACTCTCTTCCTAGAAGTCCCTTGCTTGGTGAGCTCTGAATTTTGATTCTTCTTCCCATTCTCTTGAGTCTTAGCTTCAAAATCTACACTTCTTTTCTTAGTTGAACGTGTCATAATCCCCAAATTTACACTTGCCTCTGAAGGCCCCTGATTCTCAATCTCAAAATCCTTACTCTTCTCAGATGCCTTTGGTTTCTCATTCTTTGAAAGACTGCTTTGTTTAGGTTCATCTCTCTCACTTTCCTTCTCCTTTTCACCTGCatctttcaccttttcttttttattcaacttttcccttctttgattaGCCTTTTGCTTCATTTCCAACTGCATTTCCGCAAGTGTCATTGTCTCCTCTGCAACTTTTACCCTCTTTGACTTTGAGCTCTCCTCCATCTCATCATCTCCCACCTTCCCACCTACAGACCTTGCCAATATCTGCCCAACAGTACTCATCCTCCTTGAGCCTCTGCTCCTCAACCTCCCCACACCCCACTCACCACCATCCACTTCCTTCCCCACATCACCACTCTCTTCCTCCTTCAAATTCTCACCACTAGCTTGCCTCTTTGAGCCTACACTTCTAGTTGTCTCACCAGTACCCTTTCCCCACTCCAACCCAACACCTTTGGGACCATCCATCTTCCTCTTCAACCTCTCACCTGGTTTAGAAGCCAAGACATCCTCCTTTCCCGTACTTTCACCATGACCATCATCTTCTCCATCAACCTCCACAGCCAAAAAGCTCTTCTTACAACTTGGGCAGACCAAATTATGCCCCAAATACGTCTTTTCAAACTTATGCAACAACCTACAGCGCGAACAGGCAGTCCAAAATGTCTCACCAACAACACCATTATTCCCTTCCAATCCATCAAGCCTTTCCTCCTGAATCCTAATCCTAAGCTTCATATCATATTCTTTCCTCCTGATCTTATCAGAAAACATCCTAAACCCTTCACCCACTAGCTTAAACGCTTCTTCACATCCTAAAAAAGGGTTCTTGTCAGGATGCAAAATCAAAGCTAGTTTTCTATACTGTTTCTTGATGGAGTTAAAGTGGGAAAAGGGTTCTACCTGGAGAATTTTATACCAATCGGGAGCATGGTTGGATTTGGAAGCCGCCCGGAGAATCTTAAAGGCAGTGAGCATGGAGGAGATGCCTTCGAGGTTAGGACAAAGACGGTGGGCTTTCTTGGCATGTTTGAGAGCGGATTGGAGGTTTGAATTCTTGTATTTGGTTTCAGCTAGTGCTTTCAAGCGTTGTGCTTCTTGCTCTGCATCTGAGTGAGTCGTCATCTCTGAGACAACGAGGAGAAGGGTTCCCTGTCGGTAGAGAATAAATTTTTTAGGTTAGGGGGTGGCTTAACCACAAAGTTGTGTTTTTGTGTGTTTCGCCGGTTTGAGTTCTGTAATGCCCCCTTTCTTTACTTTTTGATTTCCGATTTTTCCTGTTGGACAATaagaaaaacaagccaaaattcagctAACCACTTcctctctccttttcttttttctattaaaGAATCAGctgaaaattttagctttttaaaTGAGTAAAACTGTTTTCTAGAGCCAAAATTTTTAAGCAAGGCCTGTTTGTTGAGCATAGCTTTAAAGATAAAAATGTTTTTTAAGCTAAAATTGCTTTGAAAAAATTATTAGTACTTTTGAAAGattaaatagataaaaataatttaatataattggttgttaatattttcatatatgaaaaataaattttaaatattttttaagcaaTTAACCAAATATAGGAATGTATCATATGTTGAGAAGGGATGAAATAAAACTGTTTTAAGagagaaaagttaaaaattttaactttcccatttagaaaaaaatacttttaaaaagtcaaaaatttcTTTCAAAAGTTATTTGTTTAGcattatttttacttcaagtatttttaatgtaaaaaatgCTTCTAAAAAGCACTAGCGTaagttaattttaataatttttttataaaaaaagtattGAGGAATCCTTTTTAGTTTCACAAAatataatttactaaaaattttttttatttgtatttattttaatagaaaataacttgattaatggaaaataatttatatatcaataaaaaataatttttttccattaaaATAATTTACCCCCTTGAAAAACAAAAGTCATTCCTTTATAAgcaattttattatattactaataaatttttaattttaaaattattaatatcaaatattataatttcaatattattaaacatacatatttaattatttatatttaataatataataatttattaaaattttattttaataataaattttaaaaataataattttaaattttaaataatatttttcatatattattgaaaaatatttattaatatttctataataaatatatgttataaatATAAGTATGTtggtaataaatattttataatataaagattaaaatatttataagtccATGTActcttaaaaatttagaatttagtccctctaattttattttcaggaatttagttcctctagtttttaaatttaaaaattaggtccaattattaacaccattaaattttttgtcaattttgttgacgtaacatttttaaataaaaatacccACGTGGTAGTCATCTAACtaaaaaatgatgttatattgaacttgaatttaataaaatatttttaatagtgttaacagttgaacttgaattttgaaatctaaaaatgactaaattctcaaaaataaaagtataatgactaaatttcaaatttacaaagAGTACATGGACTTATGACATATTATAACCtcatataaaatatgaatattttaattatataaatatgagtatttgtttaaataatgaTTAATTTCTTTTATATCTTACAACTCTAATGTGTTAATATATAatctcatatatgtaatataatatatgtaatttGAATTAAGTTTCAATTagacattatttattattaagtttatacaTGCTATTGATTATTACAGAATgttatcttattataaaatatatttcgaTTGTCAAAAGGAAATTGtactataatattttgtaacataTTTATTTATGTCATTTCAATTAACAAAGAACAACAATTAGAAAACAAGTTTAGGAAAACTTGCTAAACAACGAAAAATATTTTACGCAAAATCATCTAAACACCAAAAATATCAGCTTTTCCAaaaaaccaattcattttctAGAAGTCATTTTTCGGAAGTTGTTTTCTATGAAATAAACGCAACTATAGTTACAGGAGTTGGATTGAATTTTGCTCTatctacttaaaaaaaaaagaggggttAAATTAGTTATGGTAGATTGGATAAAAAGCAAACTAGTTCccttattaaaaaattcattcatttgtactattaaaaacttattcatataccaaaatgaagCACATGTAGCACGTCACATTCACTATTTAGTTATTCCACTAACAATgctagtttttaataataaatggataatttttttaacaaaatgaccaatttgctctttgatctaatgtataaggattaatttatctatttttttagtaaagagggcaaaatacaatctaactcttaatacaGAGACCTTTATGGTACTTTTACTGTTAAATTTGTCATTTATAATCATATATCTATACTTCTATTTAAGCTCTGTCTAAGTTGATGTCACGAGTTAGCCAACACCAACTTAGTtaagaaaattactaaaatgtcctttaatatttaaaataggtTATATTATCCAATAGTACTttgatctttttaattttaaaaaaacaatgaaaatataGATATGATGGGATGTGAACCTAAGCTAATTGCAGtagtaaaactttaaatttaccactcaacaaaagctttactttaattttaattttaattattcatttgTGTTCTACATACATGATTTCTACACGCATACATGTATGATGAAATTTCtagttatattatattatgtgtcACAGTTAATAgacacaaattaaattaaaaaattcaattaaatttttcaaggaaattgaaaatttattaaaatattcattttttttacaaaataataattataattatatgggATAGTGGCAAAAAGTCCattatagtttaataaaaaaaattaatttgatacttgtagtttttttttgtgataaaaacaaaacaaagattatatcaaattaaattgaTCGAAAGTACTCCTAGCTTTATCTTGATGTAGAACTCCTAATACATCAtgagtgtaacgcccccacgcccgagacagtcgtcggagtcgagtatgaggtgtttctaagcttaatttaacatatttagaactttggattatttatttctacattcgcagcttttaagctacttgcatcacagtcacaagaaaaatcatatctcgagttacaaaactagaaatcaagatccgtaaattttccctgaatctagactcatatacctatctactaatttttttctagaatttttggttgggccatttagtacagtttattagttaaagttacccctgtttcaagacttgactggtctgacctctatttACTACGAACAACATTTCTCtctaaaaaaattcatatgaatatgaggtttatttctcctgaaactagactcaataaggattctgagaatataaaatacactacctaattatatctttacaatttatggtgaatttctaaagttggaacaggggattcagaaactgctatgaccctatttcactaaaattctaatatcttctaacatat contains:
- the LOC107919994 gene encoding pentatricopeptide repeat-containing protein At1g31920 encodes the protein MAGTSVLQQTNFFSPPADPPQFSELNLRLKEQQCLSLLKRCKNLEDFKQAHAQIVKWGFFWNSFSASNLVAACALSDWGSLDYACSIFQQIHEPGTFEFNTMIRAHVKDMNFQDALVFYYEMLERGVEPDNFTYPALFKACAWLKAKEEGMQIHGHVFKFGFESDLYVQNSLINMYGKCGEIQHSWAVFEQMDEKSVASWSAIIAANASLGMWYECLMVFGNMSSEGCWRPEESTLVTLLSACTHLGALDLGKCTHGALLRNISELNVIVQTSLIDMYVKCGYLEKGLSLFKKMTKRNQMSYTVMISGLAMQGHGEEALRIYSMMLEEGLDPDDVVYVGVLSACSHAGLVDEGFNCFDRMKSEHGIEPTAQHYGCMVDLMGKAGMINEALEFINSMHIKPNDVVWRSLLSACRVHCNLEIGEIAAKHLFESNSQNPGDYVILSNMYARAEKWVEVAKIRTEMARKGFNQVPGFSLVEVRRRIHKFVSQDTSHPRCGSVYEMIHQMEWQLKFEGYSPDTSQVLLDVDEEEKRQRLKGHSQKLAIAFALIHTSKGTPIRIARNLRMCSDCHMYTKLISIIYEREITVRDRNQFHHFKNGTCSCRDYW
- the LOC107919996 gene encoding signal recognition particle receptor subunit beta: MEGIEQWKDQLEQLKIQLEPWKIQLEQWLHQAIEYLDQIPPIQLYAAIAVLFISTLLLFSIRLFKRTKSNTIVLTGLSGSGKTVLFYVLRDGSSHQGTVTSMEPNEGTFVLNSESNKKGKIKPVHLVDVPGHSRLRPKLDEFLPQAAGIVFVVDAVEFLPSCPSVSEYLYDILTKASVVKKKIPVLICCNKSDKVTAHTKVFIRKQIEKEIEKLRASRSAISAADISNDFTLGVSGEVFSFTQCRNAVTVADASGLNGEVAQVEKFIREHVKP
- the LOC107919993 gene encoding uncharacterized protein isoform X1, which translates into the protein MTTHSDAEQEAQRLKALAETKYKNSNLQSALKHAKKAHRLCPNLEGISSMLTAFKILRAASKSNHAPDWYKILQVEPFSHFNSIKKQYRKLALILHPDKNPFLGCEEAFKLVGEGFRMFSDKIRRKEYDMKLRIRIQEERLDGLEGNNGVVGETFWTACSRCRLLHKFEKTYLGHNLVCPSCKKSFLAVEVDGEDDGHGESTGKEDVLASKPGERLKRKMDGPKGVGLEWGKGTGETTRSVGSKRQASGENLKEEESGDVGKEVDGGEWGVGRLRSRGSRRMSTVGQILARSVGGKVGDDEMEESSKSKRVKVAEETMTLAEMQLEMKQKANQRREKLNKKEKVKDAGEKEKESERDEPKQSSLSKNEKPKASEKSKDFEIENQGPSEASVNLGIMTRSTKKRSVDFEAKTQENGKKNQNSELTKQGTSRKRVNSDIEKRRSSRSRDMEIVDVEDLDFYDFYKDRSERNFKNGQVWAIYDDDGMPRHYGLIEEVFSVNPFEVKMSWLDSQNNGDDKLVSWEEMGFHVSCGRFKVARKSSINSVNVFSHMVECERAAKEFYRIYPRKGSVWVLYNEAKLGAAGRNRSARDKHCYDIVVLLTTYSETHGLSMAYLEKVDGFKTVFKRQEIGCQAIRWLEKEDIRLFSHQIPARKLSGDDVPDLLKDCWELDPASLPPDLAIGCER
- the LOC107919993 gene encoding uncharacterized protein isoform X2 yields the protein MFSDKIRRKEYDMKLRIRIQEERLDGLEGNNGVVGETFWTACSRCRLLHKFEKTYLGHNLVCPSCKKSFLAVEVDGEDDGHGESTGKEDVLASKPGERLKRKMDGPKGVGLEWGKGTGETTRSVGSKRQASGENLKEEESGDVGKEVDGGEWGVGRLRSRGSRRMSTVGQILARSVGGKVGDDEMEESSKSKRVKVAEETMTLAEMQLEMKQKANQRREKLNKKEKVKDAGEKEKESERDEPKQSSLSKNEKPKASEKSKDFEIENQGPSEASVNLGIMTRSTKKRSVDFEAKTQENGKKNQNSELTKQGTSRKRVNSDIEKRRSSRSRDMEIVDVEDLDFYDFYKDRSERNFKNGQVWAIYDDDGMPRHYGLIEEVFSVNPFEVKMSWLDSQNNGDDKLVSWEEMGFHVSCGRFKVARKSSINSVNVFSHMVECERAAKEFYRIYPRKGSVWVLYNEAKLGAAGRNRSARDKHCYDIVVLLTTYSETHGLSMAYLEKVDGFKTVFKRQEIGCQAIRWLEKEDIRLFSHQIPARKLSGDDVPDLLKDCWELDPASLPPDLAIGCER